The following are encoded together in the Coregonus clupeaformis isolate EN_2021a chromosome 24, ASM2061545v1, whole genome shotgun sequence genome:
- the LOC121537898 gene encoding ADP-ribosylation factor 3: protein MGNIFGNLLKSLLGKKEMRILMVGLDAAGKTTILYKLKLGEIVTTIPTIGFNVETVEYKNISFTVWDVGGQDKIRPLWRHYFQNTQGLIFVVDSNDRERVNEAREELMRMLAEDELRDAVLLIFANKQDLPNAMNAAEITDKLGLHSLRHRNWYIQATCATSGDGLYEGLDWLANQLKNKK, encoded by the exons aTGGGGAACATCTTTGGCAACCTGCTGAAGAGCCTGTTAGGGAAGAAGGAGATGAGGATCCTGATGGTGGGGCTGGACGCTGCAGGGAAGACCACCATCCTATACAAACTGAAGCTGGGAGAGATAGTCACCACCATCCCCACTATCG GGTTTAACGTGGAGACGGTTGAGTATAAGAACATCAGCTTCACGGTGTGGGACGTGGGTGGTCAGGACAAGATCAGGCCTCTGTGGAGACACTACTTCCAGAACACACAGG GTCTGATCTTCGTGGTGGACAGTAATGATCGTGAGCGGGTGAACGAGGCTCGAGAGGAGCTGATGAGGATGCTGGCTGAGGACGAGCTACGAGACGCCGTGCTTCTTATCTTCGCTAACAAACAG GACCTGCCCAATGCCATGAACGCAGCAGAGATCACAGACAAGCTGGGGCTCCACTCCCTCCGTCACCGAAACTGGTACATCCAGGCCACCTGCGCCACCAGCGGAGACGGCCTATACGAGGGCCTTGACTGGCTGGCCAATCAGCTGAAGAACAAGAAGTGA